From Choloepus didactylus isolate mChoDid1 chromosome 25 unlocalized genomic scaffold, mChoDid1.pri SUPER_25_unloc1, whole genome shotgun sequence, a single genomic window includes:
- the MAP2K2 gene encoding dual specificity mitogen-activated protein kinase kinase 2 produces the protein MLARRKPVLPALTINPAIAEGPSPTSEGASEANLVDLQKKLEELELDEQQKKRLEAFLTQKAKVGELKDDDFERISELGAGNGGVVTKVQHRPSGLIMARKLIHLEIKPAIRNQIIRELQVLHECNSPYIVGFYGAFYSDGEISICMEHMDGGSLDQVLKEAKRIPEEILGKVSIAVLRGLAYLREKHQIMHRDVKPSNILVNSRGEIKLCDFGVSGQLIDSMANSFVGTRSYMSPERLQGTHYSVQSDIWSMGLSLVELSIGRYPIPPPDAKELEAIFGRPMVDGAEGEPPSTSPRPRPPGRPISGHGMDSRPAMAIFELLDYIVNEPPPKLPNSVFTQDFQEFVNKCLIKNPAERADLKMLMNHAFIKRSEVEEVDFAGWLCKTLRLNQPSTPTRTAV, from the exons ATGCTGGCCCGGAGGAAGCCGGTGCTGCCGGCGCTCACCATCAACCCCGCCATCGCCGAGGGCCCGTCCCCCACCAGCGAGGGCGCCTCCGA GGCCAACCTGGTGGACCTCCAGAAGAAACTAGAGGAGCTAGAGTTAGACGAGCAGCAGAAGAAACGGCTGGAAGCCTTCCTCACCCAGAAGGCCAAGGTTGGGGAGCTGAAGGACGATGACTTCGAGAGGATCTCGGAGCTGGGCGCTGGTAATGGTGGGGTGGTCACCAAGGTCCAGCACAGGCCTTCGGGCCTCATCATGGCGAGGAAG ctgaTCCACCTCGAGATCAAGCCGGCCATCCGGAACCAGATCATCCGGGAGCTACAGGTCCTGCACGAGTGCAACTCCCCGTACATCGTGGGCTTCTACGGGGCCTTCTACAGCGACGGGGAGATCAGCATCTGCATGGAGCACATG GATGGAGGCTCCTTGGATCAGGTGCTGAAAGAAGCCAAGAGAATCCCCGAAGAGATCCTGGGGAAGGTCAGCATTGCG GTCCTCCGGGGTTTGGCGTATCTCCGGGAAAAGCACCAGATCATGCACCGAG ATGTGAAACCTTCTAATATCCTGGTCAATTCCAGAGGGGAGATCAAGCTGTGCGACTTTGGGGTGAGCGGGCAGCTCATCGATTCCATGGCCAACTCCTTTGTAGGAACCCGGTCCTACATGTCT CCGGAGCGGTTACAAGGCACCCACTATTCGGTGCAGTCTGACATCTGGAGCATGGGCCTGTCCCTGGTCGAGCTGTCCATCGGAAGGTACCCCATCCCTCCGCCAGACGCCAAGGAGCTCGAGGCCATCTTCGGCCGGCCCATGGTCGATGGGGCGGAGGGAGAGCCTCCCAGCACCTCGCCACGCCCGCGACCCCCCGGACGCCCCATCAGTG GGCATGGGATGGACAGCCGGCCGGCCATGGCCATCTTCGAGCTGCTGGACTACATCGTGAATGAG CCGCCTCCCAAACTGCCCAACAGCGTCTTCACCCAGGACTTCCAGGAGTTTGTAAATAAATG CCTAATTAAGAACCCGGCGGAGAGAGCCGACCTGAAGATGCTGATG AACCATGCTTTCATCAAACGGTCAGAGGTGGAAGAAGTGGATTTTGCAGGCTGGTTGTGTAAAACCCTGCGGCTGAACCAGCCCAGCACCCCAACACGCACAGCCGTGTGA